The following coding sequences lie in one Bifidobacterium sp. ESL0690 genomic window:
- a CDS encoding ABC transporter substrate-binding protein → MKKKGLALAAVVCSAAMLLSACGGSGSGSSSSSSSASKDGKDIISIFNTEPQNPLVPGNTNESGGGMVLRGLFSQLVRFDSKGNPVNDEAQSIKPNADGTQYTITLKPGLKFSDGTPVKAENFTKAWSYVANVKNAQKCSSFFSTIKGYKDLQKADSLKGDEQLSGLKVVNDTTFTVDLDSPDATFPVKVGYSGFAPLPDVFFKDPKAFGNKPVGNGPYKFDSWNHNTDIKILKNPYYKGEDKPQNDGVDFKVYTKSSAAYADIQAGHLDGMNAIPPEDTKSFQTDSNLQAYNKPGSSIQQFTIPSDLPHFQAGTEEGTLRRQAISMSIDRNTIVKKVLNGTGEPAHEFTAPVIPGYSATLKGNENLKYNPKKAKELWAKANAISKDTDTLKLAYNSDGTSKPVFDAMVNSINNTLGSGVTATDPLPTFQEFRDAISNRKVKGGFRSGWMPDYPSAENYLVQNFSSSAGHGNGSNDGDYSNPKFDELTDKAYAAKSVDEANKYYQQAQEVLLNDLPAIPLYYMANDGVAAKGVKGFAIDWQSYPTFIQMHK, encoded by the coding sequence ATGAAGAAGAAAGGTCTGGCCCTCGCAGCTGTAGTCTGCTCGGCGGCCATGCTCTTGAGCGCTTGCGGCGGCTCCGGCTCCGGTTCAAGCTCTTCGTCGAGCTCGGCGTCCAAGGACGGCAAAGACATCATTTCCATCTTCAACACAGAACCCCAGAACCCACTCGTTCCGGGCAATACCAACGAATCCGGCGGCGGCATGGTCCTGCGCGGCCTCTTCTCGCAGCTGGTTCGTTTCGACTCCAAAGGCAACCCCGTCAACGACGAAGCGCAGTCCATCAAGCCGAATGCTGACGGCACGCAATACACGATCACGCTGAAGCCGGGTCTGAAATTCAGCGACGGTACCCCGGTCAAGGCCGAAAACTTCACCAAGGCCTGGAGCTACGTGGCCAATGTGAAGAACGCGCAGAAGTGCTCGTCCTTCTTCTCCACCATCAAGGGTTACAAAGATCTGCAGAAAGCCGATTCGCTCAAGGGCGACGAACAGCTTTCCGGCCTGAAGGTCGTCAATGACACCACCTTCACCGTCGATCTGGATTCCCCGGACGCCACTTTCCCGGTCAAGGTCGGCTATTCCGGTTTCGCACCGCTTCCTGATGTCTTCTTCAAGGACCCGAAGGCCTTCGGCAACAAGCCCGTCGGCAACGGCCCCTACAAGTTCGATTCCTGGAACCACAACACCGATATCAAGATTTTGAAGAACCCTTATTACAAGGGCGAAGACAAACCGCAGAACGATGGCGTCGATTTCAAGGTCTACACCAAGTCCAGCGCTGCCTATGCCGATATTCAGGCCGGGCACCTTGACGGCATGAACGCCATCCCGCCGGAGGACACCAAGAGCTTCCAGACGGATTCCAACCTGCAGGCCTACAACAAGCCGGGTTCCTCGATTCAGCAGTTCACCATTCCTTCCGATCTTCCTCACTTCCAGGCCGGTACCGAGGAAGGCACGCTGCGTCGTCAGGCCATCTCCATGTCCATCGATCGCAACACCATCGTCAAGAAGGTGCTCAACGGCACCGGCGAGCCCGCCCATGAGTTCACCGCCCCGGTGATCCCGGGCTATTCCGCAACGCTCAAGGGCAACGAGAACCTCAAGTACAACCCGAAGAAGGCCAAGGAACTGTGGGCCAAGGCCAACGCCATCTCGAAGGACACCGATACGCTGAAGCTCGCCTACAACTCCGACGGTACCTCCAAGCCCGTCTTCGACGCGATGGTCAACTCCATCAACAACACCCTTGGTTCCGGAGTCACTGCCACCGATCCTCTGCCTACCTTCCAGGAATTCCGCGACGCCATCTCGAACCGCAAGGTCAAGGGCGGTTTCCGTTCCGGCTGGATGCCTGATTATCCTTCCGCCGAGAACTATCTGGTCCAGAACTTCTCGAGTTCCGCAGGTCACGGCAACGGCTCCAACGACGGCGATTACAGCAACCCGAAGTTCGACGAGCTGACCGACAAGGCCTATGCCGCCAAGTCCGTCGACGAGGCGAACAAGTACTACCAGCAGGCTCAGGAAGTGCTTCTGAACGACCTGCCCGCCATCCCGCTCTATTACATGGCGAATGACGGTGTGGCCGCGAAGGGCGTCAAGGGCTTCGCCATCGATTGGCAGTCCTACCCGACCTTCATCCAGATGCACAAGTGA
- a CDS encoding tyrosine recombinase XerC, with protein sequence MEYQREIDRFLDYLNANRGLADNTLKAYRTDLLECMGFLADNGVGSLGEVKLEDLRGWMANESGNHARSSMARKTVAVRNFFAWADEHGVIATNPAATLMTPKIPQTLPTVLNESQAERLMDTVDADGVEPQKSERGATGQLKVQANDDVVHDGNQEKLRDDSTRRTPKDEALALRDAAMVELLYATGIRVAELTGLDLGDVSFDTRTIRVTGKGDKQRVVPFGAPASRAIEAWLSSAGRPVLAKSRKQSAKFKRNTQGTRKSSETAGAGRGKANTAKSQDSENALFLGARGARIDQRIVREVVHEKAEEAGVPDIGPHALRHSAATHLLDGGADLREVQEMLGHSSLKTTQRYTHVSIEQLKSRYQQAFPRA encoded by the coding sequence ATGGAATATCAGCGGGAGATAGACCGGTTTCTTGACTATCTCAACGCCAATCGCGGGCTCGCCGACAACACCTTGAAGGCCTACCGCACCGACTTGCTGGAATGCATGGGTTTTCTTGCCGATAATGGCGTCGGTAGTTTGGGCGAAGTGAAACTTGAGGATTTGCGCGGCTGGATGGCGAACGAATCCGGCAACCACGCCCGCAGTTCCATGGCACGCAAGACCGTGGCGGTGCGTAACTTCTTCGCCTGGGCCGACGAGCACGGCGTCATCGCCACCAATCCCGCGGCGACGCTGATGACGCCGAAGATTCCGCAGACCTTGCCGACTGTCTTGAACGAATCGCAGGCCGAGCGGCTGATGGATACGGTCGATGCCGACGGCGTCGAGCCGCAGAAATCCGAAAGGGGAGCTACTGGTCAGCTTAAAGTCCAGGCCAATGATGACGTCGTACATGACGGTAATCAAGAAAAACTTCGAGATGATTCGACAAGACGCACGCCTAAAGACGAGGCGCTTGCTTTACGCGATGCTGCGATGGTGGAGCTGCTCTATGCCACCGGCATCCGCGTGGCTGAGCTAACCGGGTTGGACTTGGGCGATGTCTCCTTTGATACCAGGACCATTCGGGTCACCGGCAAAGGCGACAAACAGCGCGTTGTTCCGTTCGGCGCTCCTGCCTCCCGCGCGATTGAAGCCTGGCTGAGCAGTGCGGGTCGGCCGGTACTTGCGAAGTCACGAAAGCAATCTGCAAAATTCAAAAGGAATACTCAAGGAACAAGAAAATCCTCTGAAACCGCAGGGGCAGGCCGAGGAAAAGCAAACACGGCCAAGTCGCAAGACTCCGAAAACGCATTGTTCCTTGGTGCTCGCGGGGCGCGCATCGACCAGCGTATCGTACGCGAGGTGGTCCATGAAAAGGCCGAAGAGGCCGGTGTGCCAGACATCGGCCCGCACGCCTTGCGGCACAGCGCGGCGACCCATCTGCTTGACGGCGGCGCCGACCTGCGTGAGGTGCAGGAGATGCTTGGCCACTCCTCGCTCAAGACCACGCAACGCTATACGCATGTCTCAATCGAGCAATTAAAATCACGTTATCAACAGGCTTTTCCGCGAGCATAA
- a CDS encoding DUF6725 family protein — protein MPLPKTIPAGARLMVRTLDGTDPQTGRQQFRDFIGHVRSWNGRTLSITRDPAANGSRPAQDVDIPQERIVALKPIPERKPRNIK, from the coding sequence ATGCCACTGCCGAAAACCATACCCGCCGGAGCACGGCTGATGGTGCGTACCCTCGATGGAACCGACCCACAGACCGGCCGCCAGCAGTTCCGCGATTTCATCGGCCACGTCCGCTCATGGAATGGCAGAACGCTTTCCATCACCCGCGACCCTGCCGCCAACGGCTCACGGCCCGCGCAGGACGTCGATATTCCGCAGGAACGCATCGTCGCCTTAAAACCGATTCCCGAACGGAAGCCGCGCAATATCAAATGA
- a CDS encoding prephenate dehydrogenase/arogenate dehydrogenase family protein, which yields MVKSVGIVGLGLIGGSLARRLAERDVEVVAWNHHEKPYAAARRDGIDCVGSLEALAAAKPEVLFLCNPLKVMPEMLQRLAPVLDRETTTLSDVGSVKGMVRRQVEEAGLADCFVGAHPMAGTEFSGFAASDPAIYDDALWAISVDETTDYERFLKVATLITGVVGNRIIVLDDKTHDRAAAMISHAPHVVSTALINELSASPDRNIAAALAAGSWRDMTRVALTDPDRTRAMIEEDADNVEVLLRDLAGRLTSFADDLHAHDDAALTRFFAAGQPFRDYKLREREFGKSQDSGKSEELKESNESVKPKNNDIERIVITVPKSGWQRAFLDSARRGEHVIRFIQPWQVEVETRSKV from the coding sequence GTGGTGAAATCGGTCGGGATTGTCGGCCTTGGACTTATCGGCGGTTCGCTGGCGAGGCGATTGGCCGAGCGTGATGTGGAAGTGGTGGCTTGGAATCACCACGAAAAGCCGTATGCCGCCGCGCGCCGAGACGGAATTGACTGTGTAGGTTCGTTGGAGGCCTTGGCGGCAGCCAAACCTGAAGTGCTTTTCCTGTGCAATCCGCTCAAGGTCATGCCCGAAATGCTGCAGCGGCTCGCCCCGGTGCTGGATCGCGAGACGACCACATTGAGCGATGTCGGCAGCGTCAAAGGGATGGTGCGGCGGCAAGTCGAAGAGGCCGGTCTTGCAGATTGCTTCGTCGGGGCGCATCCGATGGCCGGCACGGAGTTTTCCGGGTTTGCGGCCAGCGACCCCGCCATTTATGACGACGCGCTGTGGGCGATTAGCGTTGATGAAACCACCGATTATGAGCGTTTCCTCAAGGTGGCGACGCTGATTACCGGCGTGGTCGGCAACCGCATCATCGTTCTGGACGATAAGACACACGATCGTGCCGCCGCCATGATTTCGCACGCTCCGCACGTCGTTTCGACCGCGCTCATCAACGAACTCAGTGCCAGCCCCGACCGCAACATCGCCGCCGCGCTCGCCGCCGGTTCCTGGCGCGACATGACTCGCGTGGCCCTGACCGACCCCGACCGCACTCGCGCGATGATCGAGGAGGACGCTGACAACGTCGAAGTGTTGCTGCGCGATTTGGCCGGCAGATTGACCTCGTTCGCCGACGATCTACACGCCCATGACGATGCCGCGTTGACTCGATTCTTCGCGGCAGGTCAGCCCTTCCGTGATTACAAGCTGCGCGAACGAGAATTCGGCAAGTCTCAAGATTCCGGCAAATCCGAAGAGTTGAAAGAGTCGAATGAATCCGTAAAACCAAAAAATAATGATATTGAACGTATCGTTATCACCGTCCCTAAATCGGGCTGGCAACGAGCGTTCCTGGATTCTGCCCGCCGCGGCGAGCACGTCATCCGTTTCATTCAGCCATGGCAGGTCGAGGTCGAGACACGTTCGAAGGTGTGA
- a CDS encoding prephenate dehydratase domain-containing protein — protein MNESATRDKDKQPNPSVPSKLFFLGPEGSFTHQAAASAAETLDRRGGSVGLEARENVPAIILDVEAGRGWGVIAWENSVEGYVVPNLDAVIDAKDLAGLTRLSVDIAFDAFVREDGDESTLNADENGHTPLREITAHPHGLAQCKKFAAAHDLTPVPASSNAAACRDVKPGQVALGPALCGKLYGLKTFEHNVQDFGGANTDFLVVAPRDDVRAVLQAYRQTDIVDFETIIAVIPLSTGPGVIAKLLDSVRDEGLNMTSLMSRPIKGHAGTYSFIITLDAAPWQGNFSRLLHQIVDEGDWVKTLAVYPRGEHPNPPVDTWMLPQGGICRKRIHSSDVETKEERELLW, from the coding sequence ATGAACGAGAGCGCAACCCGCGATAAAGACAAACAACCAAATCCGTCGGTTCCGAGCAAACTGTTCTTCCTGGGGCCGGAAGGTTCGTTCACCCATCAAGCGGCGGCAAGCGCGGCGGAGACGTTGGATCGACGAGGTGGCAGCGTCGGGCTCGAGGCGCGTGAAAACGTGCCGGCCATCATTCTCGACGTCGAGGCAGGCCGTGGCTGGGGTGTCATTGCGTGGGAAAACAGCGTCGAGGGTTATGTCGTGCCGAACCTCGATGCCGTGATCGATGCGAAGGATTTGGCTGGGCTGACCCGTCTGAGCGTGGATATTGCGTTCGACGCTTTTGTACGGGAGGATGGTGACGAGAGTACGCTGAATGCCGATGAGAACGGTCACACGCCGCTGCGCGAGATCACGGCGCATCCCCATGGCCTGGCACAATGCAAGAAATTCGCCGCAGCGCACGATCTGACACCGGTGCCCGCTTCCTCCAACGCCGCAGCGTGTCGCGACGTGAAACCCGGGCAGGTGGCGCTCGGGCCAGCTTTGTGTGGCAAACTGTATGGTCTCAAAACATTCGAACACAACGTTCAGGATTTCGGTGGTGCCAACACCGATTTTCTCGTGGTCGCTCCGAGGGACGACGTACGTGCCGTTCTGCAAGCCTACCGGCAAACTGACATCGTCGATTTCGAGACCATCATCGCGGTGATTCCGTTGAGCACTGGCCCCGGCGTCATCGCCAAACTGCTTGACTCGGTGCGAGACGAGGGCCTGAACATGACCAGCTTGATGTCGCGGCCGATCAAGGGCCACGCTGGCACCTACAGCTTCATCATCACGCTCGATGCCGCGCCTTGGCAGGGCAATTTCAGCCGTTTGCTCCATCAGATTGTCGATGAGGGGGACTGGGTCAAGACTTTGGCCGTCTATCCGAGAGGCGAACATCCGAATCCACCGGTCGACACATGGATGCTGCCGCAAGGTGGGATATGCCGCAAACGGATTCATTCGAGCGATGTAGAGACGAAAGAGGAAAGGGAACTGCTGTGGTGA
- a CDS encoding alcohol dehydrogenase, whose translation MTSPAATPKNAARKADLPFSFQYNAWIRALICVVAGIVAGVCGTLVHRLGAQYNVPIGLVIALLIIGLSAWSARARSGVVGLALHLIASSGVIAVASITATSGDILLPMGFYSSGIPFFSQNAFWFWFIGMIAIQFVMVFLPRRWFTIPAPKKSSAVHRDAASDETITDEVPRP comes from the coding sequence ATGACTTCTCCTGCTGCAACCCCGAAAAACGCCGCACGCAAGGCCGACCTGCCGTTCTCGTTCCAATACAATGCGTGGATTCGTGCACTGATTTGTGTGGTGGCGGGCATCGTTGCTGGGGTGTGTGGCACGCTGGTGCACCGGCTCGGAGCGCAATACAACGTGCCGATTGGCTTGGTGATTGCCCTGCTGATCATCGGGCTTTCAGCCTGGAGCGCCCGCGCACGCAGTGGGGTAGTAGGGCTCGCATTGCATCTGATTGCATCTTCCGGTGTCATCGCCGTCGCGTCGATTACCGCCACATCGGGTGACATCCTGCTGCCGATGGGCTTCTACAGTTCGGGCATCCCGTTCTTCAGCCAGAACGCATTCTGGTTCTGGTTCATTGGCATGATTGCTATCCAGTTCGTGATGGTGTTCCTTCCCCGACGCTGGTTCACTATTCCCGCGCCTAAAAAGTCTTCAGCCGTCCATCGCGATGCTGCGTCGGACGAGACCATTACCGACGAGGTGCCACGGCCATGA
- the typA gene encoding translational GTPase TypA, translated as MAVRGDIRNVAIVAHVDHGKTTLVNAMLQQSHVFSEREEVPDRVMDSNDLEREKGITILAKNTAVQYTGPLAAKYGEPEGITINVIDTPGHADFGGEVERGISMVDGVVLLVDASEGPLPQTRFVLRKALEAKLPVILCINKVDRPDARISEVVSETTDLLLGLAQDVTEEGVDLDVDSLLDLPVIYCAAKAGYASTNQPADGGLPDNDNLEPLFDTIISNIPAPEYTEGAPLQAHVTNIDASDYLGRLGLVRIYNGTLQKGKQYGLSRVDGSIENFKLTEILRTQGLDRTPVEEAGPGDIVAVAGVDDIMIGETIVDPNDPKPLPLIHVDDPAISMTFGVNDSPLAGREGKDHKLTARMIKDRLDRELIGNVSIKVLPTDRPDAWEVQGRGELALAILAEQMRREGYELTVGRPQVVTKTIDGKLNEPMENDTIDVPEEYMGAVTQLMADRKGRMDSMSNHGSGWVRLQFTVPSRGLIGFRTALLTATRGTGISSSISAGYAPWAGEITTRQNGSMISDRAGTATPYAMQRLQARGNFFVEPQSNVYEGQVVGINNKPDELDVNITLAKHMTNMRSSTADVLETLTPPIKMSLEEALDFANEDECVEVTPEAIRVRKVILDRDEWYKWHARQRRQNAAKANK; from the coding sequence ATGGCGGTACGTGGTGATATTCGAAATGTGGCGATCGTGGCTCACGTCGATCACGGCAAGACCACGCTGGTCAACGCGATGCTTCAGCAGTCGCATGTGTTCAGCGAACGCGAGGAAGTGCCGGACCGTGTGATGGATTCCAACGATCTCGAGCGTGAGAAGGGCATCACCATCCTCGCCAAGAACACCGCTGTGCAGTACACTGGCCCGTTGGCCGCCAAGTACGGCGAGCCGGAAGGCATCACCATCAACGTCATCGACACCCCCGGCCACGCCGATTTCGGCGGCGAGGTCGAACGCGGCATCTCCATGGTCGACGGCGTTGTGCTCTTGGTCGACGCTTCAGAAGGCCCGCTGCCGCAGACCCGTTTCGTGCTGCGCAAGGCGCTTGAAGCCAAGCTTCCGGTGATTCTTTGCATCAACAAGGTCGATCGTCCCGACGCGCGAATTTCGGAAGTCGTCAGCGAGACCACCGATCTGCTGCTCGGCCTGGCACAGGACGTCACCGAGGAAGGCGTCGACCTCGACGTCGACTCCCTGCTCGACCTTCCGGTCATCTATTGCGCGGCGAAGGCGGGTTATGCCTCCACCAACCAGCCTGCCGACGGCGGCCTGCCCGACAACGACAATCTCGAACCGCTTTTCGACACCATCATCTCCAACATTCCCGCGCCGGAATACACGGAAGGCGCGCCGCTGCAGGCGCACGTCACCAACATCGACGCTTCCGACTACCTCGGCCGTCTGGGCCTGGTCCGCATTTACAACGGCACCCTTCAGAAGGGCAAGCAGTACGGCCTTTCCCGCGTCGACGGTTCGATCGAAAACTTCAAGCTCACCGAGATCCTGCGCACGCAGGGCCTCGACCGCACCCCGGTCGAAGAGGCTGGCCCCGGCGATATCGTCGCCGTCGCAGGCGTTGACGACATCATGATCGGTGAGACCATCGTCGACCCCAACGACCCGAAGCCGTTGCCGTTGATCCACGTCGACGATCCCGCGATCTCCATGACCTTCGGCGTCAACGATTCCCCGTTGGCCGGTCGCGAAGGCAAGGACCACAAGCTCACCGCCCGCATGATCAAGGATCGCCTCGACCGCGAGCTCATCGGCAACGTCTCCATCAAGGTCTTGCCGACCGACCGCCCCGACGCATGGGAAGTGCAGGGCCGTGGCGAACTCGCGCTCGCCATCTTGGCCGAACAGATGCGCCGCGAAGGCTACGAGCTGACCGTCGGCCGCCCGCAGGTGGTCACCAAGACCATTGACGGCAAGCTCAACGAGCCTATGGAAAACGACACCATCGACGTGCCCGAGGAATACATGGGTGCCGTCACCCAGCTCATGGCCGATCGCAAGGGCCGCATGGACTCCATGTCCAACCACGGTTCCGGCTGGGTTCGTCTGCAGTTCACGGTTCCGTCCCGTGGTCTCATCGGCTTCCGCACCGCGTTGCTGACTGCCACCCGCGGCACCGGCATTTCAAGCTCCATCTCCGCCGGATATGCCCCGTGGGCCGGCGAGATCACGACCCGTCAGAACGGTTCGATGATCTCCGACCGCGCCGGCACCGCCACGCCTTACGCCATGCAGCGTCTGCAGGCCCGCGGCAACTTCTTCGTCGAGCCGCAGTCCAACGTCTATGAAGGCCAGGTCGTCGGCATCAACAACAAGCCCGACGAGCTCGACGTCAACATCACGCTGGCCAAGCACATGACCAATATGCGTTCCTCCACCGCCGATGTGCTCGAGACGCTCACCCCGCCAATCAAGATGAGCCTCGAAGAGGCGCTTGATTTCGCCAACGAGGATGAGTGCGTCGAGGTCACCCCCGAGGCCATCCGTGTGCGCAAGGTCATCCTCGACCGCGACGAATGGTACAAGTGGCACGCACGCCAGCGTCGCCAGAACGCTGCGAAGGCCAACAAGTAA
- a CDS encoding NUDIX domain-containing protein, protein MWQGNVTERKAGPPEVGVSVIIFALAHTHAESNGKPNRDELWIPLVRRVREPFKGRWALPGGDLLAGRSLEWSAYVALESTTNLRPRYLEQLYTFGDPHRSGSALPMVSIVYWALIGSAQVDDLRDGDNVQWFAESALPQLAFDHAEIIKYALDRLRSKMSYPDVASKLVGPRFTLRRLHDVYEAIAGRSFDLGNFRRKMLASGQLEDTGEKLAEGRHRPAAVYRYIPGVVAVGNEVWKPWDTQLNPKVGDGSESRSGSGNSDDILSPLTTD, encoded by the coding sequence ATGTGGCAGGGCAATGTGACGGAACGCAAGGCAGGCCCGCCCGAAGTCGGGGTCTCCGTCATCATTTTCGCGCTCGCGCATACGCACGCCGAAAGCAATGGCAAACCCAACCGCGACGAGCTGTGGATACCGCTTGTGCGGCGGGTACGTGAGCCGTTCAAAGGTAGGTGGGCACTGCCGGGCGGTGATCTGCTCGCCGGACGCTCGCTGGAATGGTCCGCTTACGTCGCGCTGGAATCGACCACAAACCTGCGCCCCCGCTATTTGGAACAGCTCTACACGTTTGGCGACCCGCATCGTTCCGGCTCAGCCCTGCCCATGGTCTCCATCGTCTACTGGGCGTTGATCGGCAGCGCGCAGGTCGACGATCTGCGCGACGGCGACAACGTGCAATGGTTCGCCGAATCAGCATTGCCGCAGCTGGCTTTCGACCATGCCGAAATCATCAAGTACGCGTTGGATCGTCTGCGATCCAAAATGTCGTATCCCGATGTGGCCTCGAAACTGGTTGGCCCGCGATTTACGCTCCGCCGTCTTCACGATGTCTACGAGGCCATCGCCGGACGCAGCTTCGACTTGGGCAATTTCCGACGCAAGATGCTCGCTTCCGGCCAGCTTGAGGACACGGGGGAGAAGCTGGCGGAAGGACGGCACAGGCCCGCTGCCGTTTATCGTTACATACCCGGGGTGGTCGCCGTTGGCAATGAAGTATGGAAACCGTGGGATACGCAGCTCAACCCGAAAGTAGGCGATGGCAGCGAAAGCCGTAGTGGTTCTGGCAATTCCGATGACATACTTTCTCCGCTGACGACGGACTGA
- the scpB gene encoding SMC-Scp complex subunit ScpB, with the protein MNGEGQSASDAPADPNPAPASAQGPDAAPTRPEYVDFTVEDFPGGVESCLEAILMVADQPQQAADLGRVLALDEDEVTAALESMQHEYDGDETRNLAPRGFELRHTARGWQYGNRAVFEPVVSAFVTDGQMARLSQAALEALAIVAYKQPVTRAQIAAIRGVNSDGVVRALSVRGLIREEGADPDSRAALLVTTGLFLEKMGLDSLDQLPELAPFMPAASDVVNQAEEAQQAETEPSAAL; encoded by the coding sequence ATGAATGGGGAAGGGCAATCTGCCTCTGATGCCCCCGCGGATCCCAACCCTGCTCCGGCTTCCGCTCAAGGGCCGGATGCGGCACCCACGCGCCCCGAATATGTGGACTTTACCGTCGAGGATTTTCCGGGAGGGGTGGAATCCTGCCTTGAGGCGATTCTGATGGTCGCCGACCAGCCGCAGCAGGCCGCTGACCTGGGCCGTGTACTCGCCCTTGACGAGGACGAAGTGACGGCGGCGCTGGAATCGATGCAGCATGAATACGACGGCGATGAAACCCGGAATCTCGCGCCTCGCGGCTTTGAGCTACGACACACCGCACGTGGCTGGCAATACGGCAACCGTGCGGTCTTCGAACCGGTCGTTTCCGCTTTCGTCACCGATGGACAGATGGCTAGGCTTTCGCAGGCGGCACTTGAGGCGCTGGCCATCGTGGCCTACAAGCAGCCGGTCACGCGCGCACAGATCGCGGCTATCCGCGGAGTCAATTCCGACGGGGTGGTGCGTGCGCTGAGCGTCCGCGGGCTGATTCGCGAAGAGGGTGCCGACCCCGATTCGAGAGCGGCGCTTTTGGTGACCACCGGGCTTTTCCTTGAGAAAATGGGGCTCGATTCGCTTGACCAACTTCCCGAACTCGCGCCGTTCATGCCGGCGGCCAGCGATGTGGTCAACCAAGCTGAAGAGGCGCAACAGGCCGAAACCGAGCCGTCCGCTGCACTCTAG
- a CDS encoding segregation/condensation protein A — protein sequence MSENELSASVDDTASTSVPSVQSTPVSDSNAEDLQKAENKGFSVNLSVYSGPFDALLAMIANRKLELTEVSLSAITEEFIEYVRGLDMARDMEQVSAFLDVASVLVEAKSAAILPGDENGERDEQSMEALRERDLLFARLVQYRAFKSAANDFRELFAANSGRFPHPAFTDPAIAAMLPELAWTLSSEDLAKITVEVFLNAPADQVRLDQLHVSQVDLKKQSQVVRDRLRGLGDGDSMTFAELTADAKSTLVVVARFLAILLFFKQGVLQYKQAGPFEDLHLRWVPGADDGEAVEVNEGDFA from the coding sequence ATGAGCGAAAACGAGCTGAGCGCTTCCGTTGATGACACGGCTTCGACGTCGGTTCCATCAGTCCAGTCGACCCCGGTGAGCGACAGCAATGCCGAAGACTTGCAAAAGGCTGAAAACAAAGGCTTTTCGGTCAATCTATCTGTCTATTCCGGCCCATTTGACGCACTGCTGGCGATGATCGCCAACCGCAAGCTCGAGCTTACGGAGGTCTCGCTTTCGGCTATCACCGAGGAATTCATCGAATACGTGCGCGGTCTCGACATGGCCCGCGATATGGAGCAGGTCAGCGCCTTCCTCGACGTCGCCTCCGTCTTGGTGGAGGCCAAAAGCGCCGCGATCTTGCCTGGCGACGAGAACGGGGAACGTGATGAACAGAGCATGGAGGCCTTGCGCGAGCGTGATTTGCTCTTCGCCCGGCTCGTGCAATATCGTGCGTTCAAAAGCGCGGCCAACGATTTCCGTGAGCTGTTCGCCGCCAATTCCGGGCGTTTCCCGCATCCCGCCTTCACTGACCCGGCCATCGCCGCCATGCTTCCGGAACTGGCGTGGACGCTTTCGTCGGAGGATCTGGCGAAGATTACCGTCGAAGTATTTCTCAATGCTCCGGCCGACCAGGTTCGCCTCGATCAGCTGCACGTCTCGCAGGTCGATTTAAAGAAGCAGTCACAGGTTGTGCGTGACCGGTTGCGAGGGTTGGGCGACGGCGATTCGATGACCTTCGCCGAACTCACCGCCGACGCCAAAAGCACGTTGGTGGTCGTCGCGAGATTTTTGGCAATTCTGCTCTTCTTCAAGCAAGGTGTATTACAGTATAAGCAGGCCGGTCCTTTCGAGGATTTGCACTTACGATGGGTACCGGGTGCCGATGACGGGGAAGCCGTTGAAGTGAATGAAGGTGATTTCGCATGA